The following DNA comes from Candidatus Methylomirabilis tolerans.
GGTATCCGACAATTCTGAGGAGGCGGATCTCAAAGGCCCTAAGAAGTCGCGGCTCATCATGCAAGACGAGCAGCGCCAAGGCATCCCGAAGTAAGAGAAAGATCTCTTCGTTTGGCTCTTCTTCCTCGACAGATGCGCCTGCCAGCTCTACGAGATACGCCCCCCGGCCCAGCCTCCCCAGATCTGCTTTGAGCTCGGCGAACGGCTCGATGACGGAGAACTCGTTGATCTTGTGGAGGGTCCGGTTAGGCCACTCGAAGAAGACGAGCTGCCCAAGCGTAAACAGTTCGAGGGCCCCGCCATATCGGCTGCGAACCCGTCTTGCCCCACGAGCAACCGCCCGGACCTTCCCCAACTTCCTCGTGAAGAACGGAATAATCCGGTCGGCCTCGCCAAGATTATGTCCACCGATCACAATCGCTTCGGTTGTCTGTAGGGGCATGTTTTATGTTCAACGTGCAAGGTTCAAGGTTGAAGAGCTTTTTGGGTGCGGCAGCCCGTGTCGTGGAGCTTGGTACTCTTACGGTTGCAGATAGCCGAGTCGCTTCAGCGCCTCATCATCCTTCTGCCAGTCACTGCGAACCTTCACCCACAACTTCAAGAAGACCTGGGTGCCGAGCAGCTTCTCGATCTCCAGCCTGGCCAGCTCCCCGATTTTCTTGAGCATGGCGCCCCCACGCCCGATGATGATCGCTTTTTGCGAGTCTTTCTCGACATAAATGGTCGCCTCGACGTCGGTGAGCGCCCGCCCTTCTCGCGGCCTTACGTGCTCCACCAGAACGGCCACCGCATACGGCACCTCCTGATAGACTGAGCGGAAGACCCGTTCGCGGATCAACTCGGCGATGATGAACCGCTCTGGCTGGTCGGTCAACTGATCGAGGGGATACAGGGGCTGCCCCTCCGGGAGGTATTGGACCAGCAGCGACTCAAGCAGCGCAGTATTGTCACCTTTAGTGGCGGAGACAGGAATAATCTCGACAAATGGCAGCAGCGCCTGAAAGCGATCGATCGTGGGCAGCAGCCTTTCTTTTTCAACGAGATCGATCTTGTTGATAACAAGCAGAACCGGGGGCTTGACACGCTTCAGGATTTCCAGAATCAACTTGTCGTCCTGGGAGAACGGATCGGGGGCTTCTACGATCCAAAGGATCAGATCCGCCCCCTCCAGGCTGTTTGTGGCCGTCTTCACCATCAGCCGATGGAAGTAGCCTCCAGCCTTATCGATCCCAGGCGTATCCAGGAAGATCACTTGCGCCCCTGGCAGACTCTTGATCCCCATCACTCTGGCCCTGGTCGTTTGCGGTCTGGGAGAGACGATCGACACTTTCTGTCCCAGCAGGCGGTTCATGAGGGTTGATTTGCCTACGTTTGGGCGTCCGATGATCGCGACGAAGCCGGATTTATAACTGTTCATATCTCACCCGATGAATGGATTGACTGAGCCCGTCGGATTCATCTATCTTCCGCCTTGATGAATGGGAGGGCGAGCTGTTGCTCGGTGCGCTTCATGATCTTTGCCTCTGATGGCGTCTGATGGTCGTAGCCGAGGAGGTGTAGGATGCCATGGACCAGGAGTGCGACCAGCTCGTCTCGAAGAGGGCGGCCCACCGCTGCAGCCTGTCGATCGGCCGTTTCCGGCGAAATGACCACGTCTCCAAGCAGATTCGGCGAAAGCAACGCAAACGGTCCCTCGCGCATCGGAAATGCGAGGACGTCGGTGCTATGAGCTATCCCTCGATATTGCTGGTTCAAGCGGGCCATGGTTCGGTCGCCCACCAGCAACAACCCACATTCAGCCCCGCTAGCTCCTGCCATGACGAGGACGGTCTCCCCGACCTTTTTTAGAAATCTCGTGTCGAGCTTGATCTTCCTTTGCCGGTTTATGACCTGCATCGCCATTTGCCCCCCTTCTGCCGGCGGACTCCTCAAAGGTAAACCCCGGATACTCCACCCGTCGGTGATAGATGCCGCACAGAATTCGAACGAAGCTCTCCTCAATGAGGCGAAGCTCACTGAAGGTCAACTCGCATTCGCGGAGCTGCCCATCCACGAACACGGCATTCACGATCTTCGCCACCAGCGCCTGGAACCGCCCGGGTGTCCGCTCAGTGAGGGTCTGCGACGCTGCCTCGACGGCGTCAGCCAGCATCAGAATAGCCGCCTCTTTGGTTTGAGGTTTTGGCCCAGGATACCGGAACTTCTCTTCCTGAACCTCGCCCTGATCGCTTTCTTCTGCGCCCTTGGCCTTGTGGTAAAAGTAAAGGATAAGCCTGGTGCCGTGGTGTTGTGGGATCATCTCCAGTACGGTCTGGGGAAGGCCATAGGCCCGGCCCAGCTCCATACCCGCCTTCACGTGGGACACGATCACCAGGCTGCTGAGGCTCGGGCCCAGCTTTTCGTGCCGGCTCCTGGCATGCTGCTGATTCTCGACGAAGTACGAAGGCTTGGTGATCTTCCCGATGTCGTGGTAGTACGCGCCCACCCGACACAGCATAGTATTCGCGCCGATCGCCTCAGCAGCCGCCTCGGCCAGGGTGCCCACCACGATACTATGGTGGTAGGTGCCAGGGGCCTTGAGGATCATCTCTTTCAGCAGCGGATGGTTCAGATTGCACAATTCCAGCAGTCGAAAATCAGTGGCCATCTCGAACAGATACTCGAATAGTGGAAGCAGACCGAGCGACAGAATCGCCACAAACAGTCCACTGACCAGGCCGCACAACAGGTGAAAGCCGAGTCGCTCGGTGACCCCGGAGAGCAACGACCACGTCAGGATGGAGTACAGGTTGGCCAGCCCGACAGCCACCCCGGCCTTCAGCAGGATTGCCCGATCCTTTTGACCGACGAGGGCAAAGATCGCAGCCAGACTGCTCACAAGACTATACAGGAAGAAGCGGAATCCGTCAGCCGCCAGGAGGGAGGTAAGAATGCTGATGGCGAGGGCACCCGCAAAGGCCAGGCGACTGTTAAAAAGGATCGCCAGAAGCAGACCTCCCAGGGCGACGGGGATCGAGTATTCCAGGGCGCTCGCAGGCACAGTGGGGAGCGCCTGATGAATGGAGGGAAGAAATAAGAAAAACGAACGGGTGAGAGCCACCGTCAACAAGATCACCGAGGTGAGCAGGAAAAGGCTCTTCGGCCGCCGCATCAGTTTGGGCTGGAGCGTCCAGATGTATAAGCAGAGGCTCCCAAGCAGGAAGCCGACCAGGAGGCACACTCCAAGAAGTGAAAGGATTCCCGACGGCAGCGCCGAGGAAGATGCTATAAGGAGGATGATCGCGAGGATAGCCAGACTACAGAGCGCATAGAGCGTACTCGGATGGTGCTCGAGCCGCTCGGTGGTCCAATGGAACCAGGAGGAAACCATGCGCGGAGTGTTCAACAGTCGGCGCACAGCCGGCGACTGCATACTGGTGGTGATATCGCTGCTATTCGTGTCGGGCGCCATCGGGCGCCCTCCTATCGCCCCTCGGCTGGTCGCGTGGAAGCCTGGTACGTTTCATAGGCTCTGACAATCTGCTGCACCAACTCGTGTCGCACCACGTCCTCCTCGCCGAAATAGGCAAACTTGATGCCCTTGATCTCTTTCAGAATACGCTGCACCTCGATCAGGCCGGAAAGTCGGCCAATGGGCAGATCGACCTGGGTAATATCCCCCGTGATGACAGTCTTTGAACCAAAGCCAAGGCGCGTCAGAAACATCTTCATCTGCTCCGAGGTCGTGTTCTGGGCCTCGTCCAGCACGATGAACGAATCGTTCAGGGTGCGGCCCCGCATAAAAGCCAGTGGGGCGATCTCGATAGTGCCCATCTCAATCAGACGGGTGACACGCTCCAGCTCGATCATGTCGTAAAGCGCATCATATAGGGGTCGAAGGTAGGGGTTAATCTTGTCGTAGAGCGTACCGGGAAGAAAACCCAACTTTTCTCCCGCCTCTACGGCGGGCCTGGTCAGGATAATCCGATTGACCTCATGCCTCAAGAGAGCCGACACGGCCATCGCCATGGCCAGATAGGTCTTGCCGGTCCCGGCCGGCCCTATGGCGAAGACGATGTCGTGATGGCGGATGGCCTCAATGTAGCGTCGCTGGCCGGGGCCCTTGGGCCGAACCGACCGCTTCTTTGACGAAACCTCGACCGCCTCGCCCTGGATTCGCTTGAATTCCTCCTCTTCTTTCTTGACGAAGAGCCGCAGGGCCAGCTTCACGTCCTGTGGCGTAATGCGCTCGCCACGCGTCAGCGCCGAGATCAGCTCCGATACGACCTGCTCTCCCACCGCTACATCTGACGCCTCACCCTGAATGCTCACGAGGCCATCTCGCGCAACCAGCTTGACCTGTAATGCCTCTTCGATAAGCTTCCTGACCTCGTCCTTGCGACCAAAAAGCTGCTGGATCTCTTCCCCGATGGGCAGAGAGACCTTCTTGTCCGGTCGAATCTGCTCCTTTATCATTGCCCCGCTTCGCTATTCATCACTCAGCGTTCAACCCACGTCAAGCATATCCCCGCCCCGTGGCTCTGTCAACATGGCTTCGCAGTTCGACGTTCCGGGTTTTGGGTTTGAGGCGTAGAACCTCGCGCCTTGCACCTTGAACGTCTTTTCCGGAACTCAGTCGGGATCCAGCTTGATCTTCAGATCCCTGAGCTGCCTCGCATCGACAGGCGCCGGGGCCTTCGTCATCAGGTCCTGCGCCTTTTGGGTCTTGGGGAAGGCGATGACGTCCCGAATCGAGGTAGCCCCCGCAAGCAGCGCAATCACCCGATCGAAGCCGAACGCGATCCCGCCGTGCGGTGGGGCGCCGTACTCAAGCGCCTCCAAGAGAAACCCGAACTTGGCCTTCGCCTCATCCGCGTCGATCCCGAGAGCCCCGAACATCCGGCTCTGCACGTCCCGGCGGTGGATCCTGATACTGCCGCCGCCCAGCTCCTGCCCGTTCACGACCAGGTCATAGGCCTTGGCACGGATCCTTCCAGGATCGGCGTCGAAGAGCGGCAGATCCTCGTCTAATGGCGCCGTAAAGGGGTGATGCATCGCCTGCCACCGCCCTTGCTCGGGATCGTGTTCAAGGAGGGGGAAGTCGATGACCCAGGTGACCGCCAGCGCATTCTCATCGATCAGCTTTAACTCACGGCCTAATTTGAGCCGTAAACGCCCCAGCACCTCGGCCGCCGTCTTCGCCTGATCGGCAATCAGCACCAACAAATCTCCTTCCTCCCCTTTCAGTCGCTCGACAAGCCGTTCGAGGATCATCGGCTCGAGGAACTTGGTCAGGGGCGACTGTAGCCCGCCAGCGGAAACCTTAAACCAGGCCAGACCCTTGGCCCCAAACCCCTTGGCGTAATCAACCAGTCCATCGATCTGCGCCCTGGAGAATGCACCGCACCCCTTGACGTTCATCCCCTTGACCACGCCGCCTCGCGCAATCGGCTCGGCAAACACCTTTGCGTCGATCCTGCGCAGCAATTCAGTCAGCTCGGTCAACTCCATTCCGAACCGGGTATCCGGCGCATCAAGACCGAATCGGTCGATCGCCTCGGCATACGTCAGCCGCGGAAAGGGCCTGGGCGGAGAAGGCTTGCCGGCCGCTTCAAAGAGCGCCGCCACCAGCCCTTCCGTCACCCCAAGCACATCCTCTCGATCCACAAACGACATCTCCAGGTCGATCTGGGTAAATTCCGGTTGTCGATCAGCCCGCAGGTCCTCGTCCCGAAAGCACCGGACGATCTGATAGTACCGGTCCATGCCCGCGACCATCAGGAGCTGCTTGAAGAGCTGGGGCGACTGCGGCAGGGCGTAGAACTCCCCGGGATTCAGCCGACTCGGAACCAGATAGTCCCTGGCCCCTTCTGGGGTACTCCGGGTCAGCATAGGGGTCTCCACCTCAACAAACCCGTGGCTGTCAAGATAGCGGTGAACCGCCTGGGCCGCCTTGTGACGCAGACGCAGGTTGCGCAGCAGCGACGGGCGACGGAGGTCCAGGTACCGATACGTCAGCCGAATCTCCTCGGCGACGTCTGTCTGCTCTTCGATCGAAAAGACCGGCGGCTTGGCCTCGTTGAGGATCTGCGCCTCCTCTGCCACGATCTCGATAGCCCCGGTGGGAAGCGCGGCGTTCTCGGTTCCCGTCGGGCGCGCCTGGACCCTGCCGCGAATCGCCACCACGAATTCGGCGCGCATCCGTCGGGCCACCTCATGGGCCTCCGGGTAAAGCTCGGGGTTAAAAACCGTCTGGGCAACCCCTTCGCGATCCCGAAGATCGATAAAGATAAGACCGCCGTGGTCACGCCGCCGATGCACCCAGCCCATCAGCACCACAGCCTGCCCTACGTGAGGCGGTTTCAACAGGCCACAGTATTCCGTCCGCTTCAGGAGTCCCATGCTTGCGCTCACACCCCCTCCAGTCCCATCAGATGTTCAGCGAT
Coding sequences within:
- the recO gene encoding DNA repair protein RecO — protein: MPLQTTEAIVIGGHNLGEADRIIPFFTRKLGKVRAVARGARRVRSRYGGALELFTLGQLVFFEWPNRTLHKINEFSVIEPFAELKADLGRLGRGAYLVELAGASVEEEEPNEEIFLLLRDALALLVLHDEPRLLRAFEIRLLRIVGYLLELYRCLVCRSVLEHSLKPAISPTRGGLICSRCLSRAPDNLPISLESLEFLRSVLPGRLEQSLTLPLAHPHTTNLQEVLRVCITHFFGKRLRSVAFLSLVE
- the era gene encoding GTPase Era, which produces MNSYKSGFVAIIGRPNVGKSTLMNRLLGQKVSIVSPRPQTTRARVMGIKSLPGAQVIFLDTPGIDKAGGYFHRLMVKTATNSLEGADLILWIVEAPDPFSQDDKLILEILKRVKPPVLLVINKIDLVEKERLLPTIDRFQALLPFVEIIPVSATKGDNTALLESLLVQYLPEGQPLYPLDQLTDQPERFIIAELIRERVFRSVYQEVPYAVAVLVEHVRPREGRALTDVEATIYVEKDSQKAIIIGRGGAMLKKIGELARLEIEKLLGTQVFLKLWVKVRSDWQKDDEALKRLGYLQP
- the ybeY gene encoding rRNA maturation RNase YbeY, producing the protein MAMQVINRQRKIKLDTRFLKKVGETVLVMAGASGAECGLLLVGDRTMARLNQQYRGIAHSTDVLAFPMREGPFALLSPNLLGDVVISPETADRQAAAVGRPLRDELVALLVHGILHLLGYDHQTPSEAKIMKRTEQQLALPFIKAEDR
- a CDS encoding HDIG domain-containing protein is translated as MAPDTNSSDITTSMQSPAVRRLLNTPRMVSSWFHWTTERLEHHPSTLYALCSLAILAIILLIASSSALPSGILSLLGVCLLVGFLLGSLCLYIWTLQPKLMRRPKSLFLLTSVILLTVALTRSFFLFLPSIHQALPTVPASALEYSIPVALGGLLLAILFNSRLAFAGALAISILTSLLAADGFRFFLYSLVSSLAAIFALVGQKDRAILLKAGVAVGLANLYSILTWSLLSGVTERLGFHLLCGLVSGLFVAILSLGLLPLFEYLFEMATDFRLLELCNLNHPLLKEMILKAPGTYHHSIVVGTLAEAAAEAIGANTMLCRVGAYYHDIGKITKPSYFVENQQHARSRHEKLGPSLSSLVIVSHVKAGMELGRAYGLPQTVLEMIPQHHGTRLILYFYHKAKGAEESDQGEVQEEKFRYPGPKPQTKEAAILMLADAVEAASQTLTERTPGRFQALVAKIVNAVFVDGQLRECELTFSELRLIEESFVRILCGIYHRRVEYPGFTFEESAGRRGANGDAGHKPAKEDQARHEISKKGRGDRPRHGRS
- a CDS encoding PhoH family protein, which produces MRPDKKVSLPIGEEIQQLFGRKDEVRKLIEEALQVKLVARDGLVSIQGEASDVAVGEQVVSELISALTRGERITPQDVKLALRLFVKKEEEEFKRIQGEAVEVSSKKRSVRPKGPGQRRYIEAIRHHDIVFAIGPAGTGKTYLAMAMAVSALLRHEVNRIILTRPAVEAGEKLGFLPGTLYDKINPYLRPLYDALYDMIELERVTRLIEMGTIEIAPLAFMRGRTLNDSFIVLDEAQNTTSEQMKMFLTRLGFGSKTVITGDITQVDLPIGRLSGLIEVQRILKEIKGIKFAYFGEEDVVRHELVQQIVRAYETYQASTRPAEGR
- the aspS gene encoding aspartate--tRNA ligase; the protein is MSASMGLLKRTEYCGLLKPPHVGQAVVLMGWVHRRRDHGGLIFIDLRDREGVAQTVFNPELYPEAHEVARRMRAEFVVAIRGRVQARPTGTENAALPTGAIEIVAEEAQILNEAKPPVFSIEEQTDVAEEIRLTYRYLDLRRPSLLRNLRLRHKAAQAVHRYLDSHGFVEVETPMLTRSTPEGARDYLVPSRLNPGEFYALPQSPQLFKQLLMVAGMDRYYQIVRCFRDEDLRADRQPEFTQIDLEMSFVDREDVLGVTEGLVAALFEAAGKPSPPRPFPRLTYAEAIDRFGLDAPDTRFGMELTELTELLRRIDAKVFAEPIARGGVVKGMNVKGCGAFSRAQIDGLVDYAKGFGAKGLAWFKVSAGGLQSPLTKFLEPMILERLVERLKGEEGDLLVLIADQAKTAAEVLGRLRLKLGRELKLIDENALAVTWVIDFPLLEHDPEQGRWQAMHHPFTAPLDEDLPLFDADPGRIRAKAYDLVVNGQELGGGSIRIHRRDVQSRMFGALGIDADEAKAKFGFLLEALEYGAPPHGGIAFGFDRVIALLAGATSIRDVIAFPKTQKAQDLMTKAPAPVDARQLRDLKIKLDPD